One stretch of Lysinibacter cavernae DNA includes these proteins:
- a CDS encoding META domain-containing protein, with product MKLIATAAVFASALLILSGCSGAQSDTDIEGTWGGPEGSSKPFLTFAEDGKISGFDGCNTLMGSWERTDSGVDFGQLASTRMACDGVDTWLSNGVEGTISGSTLTVLGEDGSTIGTLKRQDS from the coding sequence ATGAAACTCATCGCCACTGCCGCCGTATTCGCCTCCGCGCTCCTCATCCTTTCCGGATGTTCAGGGGCCCAAAGCGATACCGATATCGAGGGAACCTGGGGTGGTCCAGAGGGGAGCAGTAAGCCGTTCCTCACGTTTGCAGAAGACGGAAAGATCAGCGGCTTTGACGGGTGCAACACCCTCATGGGCTCCTGGGAGCGCACCGACTCTGGCGTAGACTTCGGCCAGCTCGCCTCAACCCGAATGGCCTGTGACGGGGTCGACACCTGGCTGAGCAACGGCGTTGAGGGAACCATCTCTGGCTCAACCCTCACCGTACTCGGCGAGGATGGCAGCACGATTGGCACGCTCAAACGCCAAGACTCCTAG
- the kdpB gene encoding potassium-transporting ATPase subunit KdpB produces MSTLVEHFNSEISEPEPEPHDQRVRPTTGFGLTQLRQALPGAFRKLDPRVMWHNPVMLIVEVGAVLTTVLAIAEPLMAEPQTSGGSAIPGAFTWLIAVWLWLTVLFANLAESVAEGRGKAQADSLRQTRTSTLANQVIGYNESNDPAALSAITAPLSSADLALGDVVVVVAGELIPGDGDIIWGIASVDESAITGESAPVVRESGGDRSAVTGGTRVLSDRVVIRITSKPGETFVDRMIGLVEGASRQKTPNEIALNILLASLSIVFLVVTLTLNPMARFSDASVSVPVLVALLVCLIPTTIGALLSAIGIAGMDRLVQRNVLALSGRAVEAAGDVTTLLLDKTGTITYGNRRAAEFIPLHGVDLAELVEAAALSSLSDPTPEGKSIVELALASTFVQPATVNGEIVPFTAQTRMSGLNLPDGGVIRKGAGSAVLSWIGETGALSESVASNLTAEVERVSQLGGTPLVVAVHPAGETPRVLGVVYLKDIVKDGLRERFDELRAMGIRTVMITGDNALTAAAIAEEAGVDDFLAEATPEDKLELIKQEQANGNLVAMTGDGTNDAPALAQADVGVAMNTGTSAAKEAGNMVDLDSDPTKLIDIVRIGKQLLITRGALTTFSIANDIAKYFAIIPAMFVAVFPGLAVLNVMQLHSPASAILSAIIFNAIIIVVLIPLALRGVTYRPAGAQQILSRNLLVYGLGGIIAPFIGIKLIDLLVSLLPGF; encoded by the coding sequence ATGTCCACCCTCGTAGAACACTTCAATTCCGAAATCTCTGAACCAGAACCGGAGCCGCACGACCAACGTGTCCGCCCCACAACGGGCTTTGGCTTGACGCAGCTTCGACAGGCCCTTCCTGGGGCGTTCCGAAAGCTCGACCCACGGGTGATGTGGCACAACCCCGTCATGCTCATTGTCGAAGTTGGTGCGGTGCTCACGACGGTCCTTGCGATCGCCGAGCCGCTCATGGCCGAACCTCAGACATCGGGAGGGTCAGCCATTCCTGGCGCGTTTACCTGGCTCATCGCGGTGTGGCTCTGGCTGACCGTGCTCTTTGCGAACCTCGCTGAGTCGGTTGCAGAGGGCCGGGGGAAGGCGCAGGCAGACAGCCTCAGGCAGACCAGAACCAGCACCCTCGCCAACCAGGTCATTGGCTACAACGAGTCAAACGATCCTGCCGCACTCAGTGCGATCACGGCGCCGCTGTCATCCGCAGATCTTGCGCTCGGCGACGTTGTGGTTGTTGTGGCCGGCGAGCTCATTCCCGGTGACGGCGACATCATCTGGGGCATTGCGTCCGTTGACGAGTCGGCCATTACTGGTGAGTCAGCACCGGTTGTCCGTGAGTCTGGCGGCGACCGCTCTGCGGTCACCGGCGGAACGCGCGTGCTGTCGGACAGGGTCGTCATCCGCATCACAAGCAAGCCGGGAGAAACCTTTGTTGACCGCATGATTGGCCTCGTCGAAGGAGCCTCCCGCCAAAAGACTCCGAACGAGATTGCCCTCAACATCCTGTTGGCAAGCCTGTCGATTGTGTTCCTTGTTGTCACGCTGACGCTCAATCCGATGGCACGCTTCTCGGATGCTTCGGTGAGTGTTCCCGTGCTCGTCGCCCTGCTCGTGTGCCTCATCCCAACCACCATTGGAGCGCTGCTCTCTGCCATCGGCATTGCTGGAATGGACCGGCTGGTTCAGCGCAATGTGCTCGCGCTGTCTGGTAGAGCGGTCGAGGCCGCAGGCGATGTGACCACGCTCCTCCTCGACAAGACCGGAACCATCACGTACGGAAACCGCAGAGCCGCTGAGTTCATTCCACTTCACGGAGTTGACCTCGCCGAACTGGTCGAGGCCGCCGCGCTCTCCTCGCTAAGCGACCCGACGCCGGAGGGTAAATCGATCGTTGAGCTCGCGCTGGCGTCCACGTTTGTGCAGCCGGCGACGGTGAACGGGGAGATTGTCCCTTTCACCGCGCAGACACGGATGAGCGGGCTCAACCTACCGGACGGAGGAGTGATCAGGAAGGGCGCTGGCTCTGCCGTGCTCTCGTGGATTGGCGAAACGGGAGCGCTCAGCGAATCGGTCGCCAGCAACCTCACCGCTGAGGTCGAACGGGTGTCGCAGCTCGGCGGGACGCCGCTTGTTGTTGCGGTTCATCCCGCAGGTGAAACTCCGCGGGTGCTTGGCGTTGTCTATCTGAAAGACATCGTGAAAGACGGCCTCCGCGAGCGCTTTGACGAGCTGCGGGCCATGGGGATTCGGACGGTCATGATCACGGGAGACAACGCACTCACCGCGGCAGCCATCGCCGAAGAGGCTGGAGTAGACGACTTTCTTGCCGAGGCGACACCAGAGGACAAACTTGAGCTCATCAAACAGGAGCAAGCGAACGGGAACCTCGTAGCCATGACCGGCGACGGCACCAACGATGCCCCTGCCCTCGCCCAAGCCGATGTTGGTGTCGCGATGAACACTGGAACGTCTGCGGCAAAAGAGGCAGGCAATATGGTCGATCTTGATTCCGACCCGACGAAACTCATCGATATTGTGCGCATCGGGAAGCAACTGCTCATTACGCGCGGCGCGCTCACCACGTTCTCCATTGCCAACGACATCGCCAAGTACTTTGCGATCATCCCGGCGATGTTTGTTGCGGTCTTCCCAGGGCTCGCGGTGCTCAACGTCATGCAGCTGCATTCGCCGGCCTCGGCGATCCTCTCGGCGATCATCTTCAACGCAATCATCATTGTTGTCCTCATTCCGCTCGCCCTCCGCGGAGTCACGTATCGACCGGCTGGCGCCCAGCAAATCCTGAGCCGCAACCTCCTTGTCTACGGTCTCGGCGGCATTATTGCCCCGTTCATCGGGATCAAACTTATCGACCTACTGGTCTCCCTTCTTCCAGGCTTCTAA
- the kdpC gene encoding potassium-transporting ATPase subunit KdpC — translation MSTARTTVRQYWVALRVLLVFTVALGIAYPLVVTAIAQVAMPARANGSLVEMNGSAVGSSLIGQSFSGADGDPLPEWFQPRPSAATSADQNGYDAAASSGSNLGPNNPDLVAAITERRADIAAFNGVDPSIVPADALTASSSGLDPHISPEYALLQVDRVAEARGLPAATVHNLVESIIQERDLGMLGEPTVNVLQLNLALEALAETDG, via the coding sequence ATGAGCACAGCACGTACCACCGTTCGCCAGTACTGGGTTGCCCTTCGGGTACTCCTTGTCTTCACCGTCGCCCTCGGTATCGCTTATCCACTCGTGGTGACCGCAATCGCCCAGGTGGCGATGCCTGCCCGCGCAAACGGTTCTCTTGTTGAGATGAATGGTTCGGCGGTTGGGTCGTCCCTCATCGGGCAGTCGTTCTCAGGCGCCGATGGCGACCCCCTGCCTGAGTGGTTCCAGCCCCGCCCATCTGCCGCCACAAGCGCTGATCAGAACGGCTACGACGCGGCCGCTTCGAGCGGCAGCAATCTTGGCCCAAACAACCCGGACCTCGTTGCGGCGATCACCGAACGTCGCGCGGATATCGCGGCATTCAACGGGGTTGACCCGTCGATCGTTCCCGCTGATGCCCTGACCGCGTCATCCTCTGGCCTTGATCCACACATCAGCCCCGAGTACGCGCTCCTCCAGGTTGATCGTGTCGCAGAAGCACGCGGCCTGCCAGCCGCCACCGTTCACAACCTCGTCGAGTCTATAATTCAGGAACGTGACCTCGGGATGCTCGGCGAACCGACCGTCAACGTACTTCAACTGAACCTCGCCCTCGAGGCGCTTGCAGAAACGGATGGGTAG
- the kdpA gene encoding potassium-transporting ATPase subunit KdpA, whose amino-acid sequence MNVGFAILQAATLALILALVYKPLGEYIARVYESTRHLAVERGLYRLVGVNPDAEQTWRLYLRSVLAFSVLSVVLLFALQRAQAILPLSLGMPAVPSGLAFNTAVSFVTNTNWQSYSPDVTMGYSVQLLGLAVQNFLSAAVGIAVAIALVRGFARHSSGTIGNFWVDLTRGISRLLLPLAAIMAVVLVAGGVIQNLNGFTEVTTLTGGSQSIPGGPAASQEAIKLLGTNGGGFFNANSSHPFENPTAWTNLVQVVLMLAIPFSLPRALGRMVGSTKQGYAVLAAMATIFVVSLSLLTWAEASGAGAAPQAAGGAMEGKEQRFGIAASTLFGATSTLTSTGAVNSMHDSNTAFGGLITMINMMIGEVAPGGVGSGLYGMLVLAIITVFIAGLLVGRTPEFLGKKMGPREMKLASMFILVTPTLVLLGTALSFAIPAIRESVVGTSILNPGLHGLSEVLYAFTSAANNNGSAFAGLTADTTWFNTALSIAMLLGRFIPIALALALAGSLASQSTVPPTVGTLPTQTPQFVGLLVGVTLIVSALTYFPVLALGPLAEGLQ is encoded by the coding sequence GTGAACGTCGGTTTTGCGATTCTGCAGGCGGCGACGCTTGCCCTCATCCTCGCTCTTGTCTATAAACCGCTCGGTGAGTACATCGCAAGGGTGTATGAGTCGACCCGCCACTTGGCCGTTGAGCGCGGCTTGTACCGGTTGGTTGGTGTCAACCCAGACGCTGAGCAAACCTGGCGGCTGTACCTGCGGAGCGTGCTCGCCTTCTCTGTACTCAGCGTTGTGTTGCTCTTCGCCCTCCAGCGGGCCCAGGCTATCCTCCCCCTGTCTCTCGGGATGCCTGCTGTGCCGTCTGGGCTTGCGTTCAACACCGCAGTTTCGTTTGTCACCAACACCAACTGGCAGTCATACTCCCCCGACGTGACCATGGGTTACTCGGTTCAGCTGCTAGGGCTTGCGGTACAGAACTTCCTCTCGGCCGCCGTCGGAATCGCCGTCGCCATCGCGCTGGTTCGTGGTTTTGCGCGGCACTCGTCGGGAACAATCGGGAATTTTTGGGTTGATCTCACCCGTGGCATCAGCCGCCTGCTCCTCCCCCTCGCGGCGATCATGGCCGTTGTGCTCGTCGCTGGCGGCGTCATCCAGAATCTCAACGGATTCACTGAGGTAACAACGCTCACCGGCGGATCACAGTCAATTCCTGGCGGCCCAGCAGCGTCTCAAGAAGCTATCAAACTGCTCGGGACCAACGGTGGAGGATTCTTTAACGCCAACTCGTCGCATCCCTTCGAGAACCCTACGGCGTGGACCAACCTCGTGCAGGTGGTGCTCATGCTTGCCATCCCGTTCAGCCTGCCGCGCGCCCTCGGCCGCATGGTTGGCAGCACCAAGCAGGGCTACGCAGTCTTGGCGGCGATGGCCACCATCTTTGTGGTTTCGCTCAGCCTGCTGACGTGGGCAGAAGCGTCAGGAGCCGGAGCAGCACCGCAGGCGGCCGGCGGCGCAATGGAGGGAAAGGAGCAGCGGTTCGGCATCGCAGCATCCACCCTCTTCGGGGCCACCAGCACGCTCACGTCGACGGGCGCGGTGAACTCAATGCACGACTCGAACACGGCCTTCGGCGGACTCATCACCATGATCAACATGATGATTGGCGAAGTTGCCCCAGGCGGTGTTGGCTCTGGCCTGTATGGGATGCTCGTGCTCGCCATCATTACGGTGTTCATCGCAGGTCTGTTGGTTGGCCGCACGCCAGAGTTCCTTGGCAAGAAGATGGGCCCTCGCGAAATGAAACTCGCGAGCATGTTCATCCTCGTCACCCCGACCCTCGTGCTGCTTGGAACCGCGCTGAGCTTCGCAATCCCCGCGATCAGGGAGAGCGTGGTTGGCACGTCGATCCTCAACCCCGGCCTGCACGGACTCTCTGAGGTGCTCTACGCATTCACCTCGGCGGCCAATAACAATGGTTCGGCCTTTGCGGGACTGACCGCCGACACCACCTGGTTCAACACGGCGCTCAGCATCGCGATGCTCCTCGGCAGGTTCATTCCCATCGCGCTTGCGCTGGCGCTCGCCGGCTCGCTCGCCTCGCAGTCAACGGTGCCCCCAACCGTTGGCACCCTTCCGACGCAGACCCCACAGTTTGTTGGGCTGCTTGTTGGAGTCACCCTCATCGTTTCGGCACTCACCTACTTTCCGGTGCTTGCCCTCGGACCACTCGCGGAAGGCCTGCAGTAA
- the kdpF gene encoding K(+)-transporting ATPase subunit F has translation MMFFNVLAVVLAVAAIGYLVYALVKPERF, from the coding sequence ATGATGTTCTTCAACGTGCTCGCGGTCGTCTTGGCCGTCGCCGCCATCGGCTACCTTGTGTATGCCCTCGTGAAGCCGGAGCGTTTCTAG